A genomic region of Photobacterium swingsii contains the following coding sequences:
- a CDS encoding NADP(H)-dependent aldo-keto reductase produces MKYHRIPHSSLDVSKICLGTMTFGEQNTEAEAHSQLDFAFERGINFIDTAEMYPVPPNKTSQGLTETYIGNWLEKTGLRSKVVLATKIAGPRNLPYIRDNMALDHRNIHDAVDASLMRLKTDYIDLYQLHWPQRETNCFGQLNYEYKEDNSGVTILDTLEALAELQRAGKIRYIGLSNETPWGVMSFLKLAEKHNLPRVVSIQNPYNLLNRSFEVGLSEISHQEGVELLAYSPLAFGTLSGKYLNDAKPAGARCTLFERFSRYFNPQGVAATQAYVDIAHKHGLDPAQMALAFVNQRPFVASNIIGATNLDQLDANIKSLDLCLTEDVLQDLAQVGVQYSNPCP; encoded by the coding sequence ATGAAATATCACCGCATTCCCCATTCCTCACTCGACGTCAGTAAAATATGTCTTGGCACCATGACCTTTGGTGAGCAAAACACAGAAGCAGAAGCACACAGCCAACTTGATTTCGCCTTTGAGCGGGGCATCAATTTCATCGATACTGCCGAAATGTATCCCGTTCCGCCCAATAAAACGAGCCAAGGATTAACGGAAACCTATATTGGTAATTGGTTGGAAAAAACAGGGCTACGCAGCAAAGTCGTGCTGGCAACCAAAATTGCGGGCCCACGTAACCTTCCCTATATTCGCGATAATATGGCTCTGGATCATCGCAACATTCATGATGCCGTTGATGCCAGCCTGATGCGCTTAAAAACCGATTACATCGACTTATATCAATTACACTGGCCACAACGCGAAACCAACTGTTTTGGTCAACTGAACTACGAGTATAAAGAAGACAACTCTGGCGTTACCATTCTCGACACGCTTGAAGCCCTTGCTGAACTGCAACGTGCAGGTAAAATTCGTTATATTGGCCTTTCTAATGAAACACCATGGGGAGTGATGTCTTTCCTTAAATTAGCCGAAAAACACAATCTTCCCCGCGTTGTCTCTATCCAAAATCCTTATAATTTACTCAACCGTAGCTTCGAAGTCGGGCTCTCTGAAATCAGTCACCAAGAAGGCGTCGAGCTCTTAGCCTACTCACCATTGGCATTTGGTACCCTCAGTGGTAAATACCTCAATGATGCAAAACCTGCTGGTGCACGCTGCACCTTGTTTGAACGTTTTTCACGTTACTTTAATCCTCAAGGTGTGGCTGCGACTCAAGCCTATGTCGACATTGCACATAAACATGGGCTCGATCCCGCACAAATGGCATTAGCATTTGTAAATCAACGTCCCTTTGTGGCTTCAAACATTATAGGGGCGACCAACCTTGACCAATTAGATGCCAATATCAAGAGCCTAGATCTTTGCTTAACTGAAGATGTGTTACAGGATTTAGCCCAAGTCGGGGTGCAATATTCTAACCCTTGCCCATAA
- a CDS encoding dicarboxylate/amino acid:cation symporter: protein MNKSLSGKIFTGLFAGLIIGTAIQYLFNGVTLMDTYVLGLAEGAGGMFVSLIKLLVVPLVYVSIVCGIVELKDITAFGRLGGKTFGLYIINTIIAITAALTVGMIFQPGADANLAGTVSEAVELTTTETPDIFSLIVNIVPSNPVQAFASGDMLQIIFMAILTGLAIQALDSRGGPAIKTFKMANEIMMKLIGLVMSLAPYGVFALMIQLGATLDANTLMSVAGYVGLVVAMLVFWIFFFYPMMVGLTTGIKPSTFLRHIREQILFSLSTASSNATIPVTMRTLTDKIGVSKSVAGFGVPLGATMNMSGVSIYIALATIFVANAFGQPINSADLFTLGLTILLLSIGAGGVPGGGVVMVGVLLHQLGLPPEGLAIIAAVDRINDMFCTSSNVVGDTAVNTIVAKSENEIGVEQADEGGETVTAS from the coding sequence ATGAACAAATCGCTATCAGGAAAGATATTCACAGGCCTATTTGCTGGCTTGATTATTGGTACGGCAATTCAGTACCTATTTAACGGCGTAACCTTGATGGACACTTATGTACTGGGCTTAGCGGAAGGCGCTGGCGGTATGTTTGTTTCACTGATTAAACTGCTTGTAGTGCCACTGGTATATGTATCTATCGTATGCGGCATTGTCGAGTTAAAAGACATTACGGCATTTGGTCGTCTTGGTGGTAAAACCTTTGGTCTTTACATTATTAATACCATCATAGCGATCACAGCGGCCTTAACGGTGGGCATGATCTTCCAACCCGGTGCTGATGCTAACTTAGCTGGTACAGTATCTGAAGCGGTAGAGCTGACCACAACAGAAACGCCGGATATCTTCTCATTGATAGTTAATATTGTCCCGAGCAACCCGGTACAGGCATTTGCTAGCGGCGATATGCTTCAAATTATCTTTATGGCAATCTTGACTGGTCTTGCTATTCAAGCGCTTGACTCTCGTGGTGGCCCTGCAATCAAAACCTTCAAAATGGCCAATGAGATCATGATGAAGCTGATTGGTCTAGTGATGAGTCTTGCACCATACGGTGTATTTGCGCTGATGATTCAACTAGGTGCGACACTGGATGCTAACACCTTGATGTCAGTCGCTGGTTATGTTGGCCTTGTGGTTGCGATGCTAGTGTTCTGGATTTTCTTCTTCTACCCAATGATGGTCGGTCTAACAACGGGCATCAAGCCATCAACATTCCTACGTCATATTCGTGAGCAAATTTTGTTCTCGCTATCCACAGCCAGCTCGAATGCGACAATTCCTGTCACTATGCGTACCTTAACTGACAAGATTGGTGTGTCGAAGTCAGTTGCTGGGTTTGGTGTTCCACTGGGTGCAACCATGAATATGTCTGGTGTATCTATCTATATTGCGCTAGCGACTATCTTTGTTGCGAACGCATTTGGTCAACCTATCAACTCGGCTGATTTGTTCACGCTTGGTTTAACAATTCTTCTACTATCAATTGGCGCTGGTGGTGTACCAGGTGGTGGTGTAGTGATGGTGGGTGTGTTACTTCACCAACTAGGTTTACCGCCAGAAGGTCTTGCAATTATTGCTGCTGTTGACCGCATTAACGATATGTTCTGTACGAGCTCTAACGTTGTCGGTGATACTGCAGTAAATACAATCGTTGCGAAAAGTGAAAATGAAATAGGTGTAGAGCAAGCGGATGAAGGTGGTGAAACAGTAACCGCTAGCTAA
- the lysS gene encoding lysine--tRNA ligase has translation MTDQLQDENKLIAERRAKLDMIRQNCKANGHPNDFRRDSLAADLQAKYGELSKEELEEANNVVAIAGRIMAKRGPFLAIQDVSGRIQAYAAKDVQKELKEKLSGLDIGDIIGVKGALHKSGKGDLYVNMEEYELLTKALRPLPEKFHGLTDQEMRYRQRYVDLIVNDDSRTAFIIRSKLVTAIRNFMVSKQFMEVETPMMHVIPGGATARPFITHHNALDIDMYLRVAPELYLKRLVVGGFERVFEINRNFRNEGLSPRHNPEFTMMEFYMAYADYKDLMDLTEEMLSSVAQEVLGASAMPYGDEMVEFGGKYARMTMLEAIKHYNPEHAEIQALTEEGVQDRDLMVKIAKSVHVEVESFWTCGQLLEEIFGETAEPQLIQPTFITGYPADISPLARRSDDNPFFTDRFEFFIGGREVANGFSELNDAEDQDQRFKAQVDAKDAGDDEAMFYDADYITALEHGLPPAAGQGIGIDRLAMLFTNTHTIRDVILFPAMRPQAN, from the coding sequence ATGACTGATCAATTACAAGATGAAAATAAGCTGATTGCTGAACGTCGTGCGAAGCTAGATATGATTCGCCAAAACTGTAAAGCAAACGGTCACCCGAATGATTTCCGTCGTGATAGCCTAGCGGCTGATCTACAGGCTAAATACGGTGAGCTAAGCAAAGAAGAGCTAGAAGAAGCGAACAACGTTGTTGCGATTGCAGGCCGTATTATGGCTAAACGTGGTCCATTCCTAGCGATTCAAGATGTGTCTGGTCGTATCCAAGCATACGCAGCAAAAGACGTACAAAAAGAGCTGAAAGAAAAACTTTCTGGTCTTGATATCGGTGACATCATCGGTGTTAAAGGTGCGCTTCACAAATCAGGTAAAGGCGATCTTTACGTGAACATGGAAGAATACGAATTGCTAACTAAAGCACTTCGTCCACTTCCAGAGAAGTTCCACGGTCTAACAGACCAAGAGATGCGTTACCGTCAACGTTACGTTGATCTGATTGTAAACGACGACTCGCGTACTGCGTTTATTATCCGTTCTAAGCTGGTAACGGCTATCCGTAACTTCATGGTCTCTAAGCAGTTCATGGAAGTTGAAACCCCAATGATGCACGTGATCCCAGGTGGTGCGACTGCACGTCCTTTCATCACGCATCACAACGCACTAGACATCGACATGTACCTACGTGTTGCACCTGAGCTTTACTTGAAGCGTCTAGTGGTTGGTGGTTTTGAGCGTGTATTCGAAATCAACCGTAACTTCCGTAACGAAGGTCTATCGCCACGTCACAACCCAGAATTCACTATGATGGAATTCTACATGGCGTACGCTGACTACAAAGATCTGATGGATCTAACTGAAGAAATGTTGTCTTCAGTAGCTCAAGAAGTACTTGGTGCGTCTGCAATGCCTTACGGTGACGAAATGGTTGAGTTTGGTGGCAAATACGCACGTATGACGATGCTAGAAGCGATCAAGCACTACAACCCTGAGCACGCTGAAATTCAAGCGCTAACAGAAGAAGGCGTTCAAGATCGTGACCTTATGGTTAAGATTGCGAAATCTGTTCACGTTGAAGTAGAAAGCTTCTGGACATGTGGTCAGCTACTTGAAGAAATCTTCGGTGAAACCGCTGAGCCACAGCTAATTCAACCAACCTTCATTACTGGTTACCCAGCGGATATCTCTCCACTGGCACGTCGTAGCGATGACAACCCATTCTTCACTGACCGCTTTGAGTTCTTCATCGGTGGTCGTGAAGTAGCAAATGGCTTCTCTGAGCTTAACGATGCTGAAGACCAAGACCAACGCTTTAAAGCGCAGGTTGATGCAAAAGACGCAGGTGATGACGAAGCAATGTTCTATGATGCAGACTACATTACTGCGCTAGAACACGGCTTACCGCCAGCGGCTGGCCAAGGTATCGGTATCGATCGCTTAGCAATGTTATTTACAAATACGCACACAATCCGTGACGTAATTTTGTTCCCTGCAATGCGCCCTCAAGCAAACTAA
- a CDS encoding LysR family transcriptional regulator has translation MQFSLEQLEAFVASAEAGSFSAGARRLGKAQSVVSAAIANLETDLNLTLFDRSRRSPVLTVHGEALLIKARHILEQCGSFLASAEEFQAGVETKITLAVESMTMTQALADQLQAFEAQYPMVELEILNAAEGDILELLRTGRAQLALMIQLEGLVEGFDFYGIGQLEMCHLVSPQHALAKEKAVDWHHLKSHRQILLSGRYRKLAHRWQLSDSMWVTDSALSAMLLVSSGIGWTVLPRNIVGDLIQSGLLTELVTKMDVDGWRQSVDVAYSNQRAMGPASKALLALLKEIQLR, from the coding sequence ATGCAGTTTTCATTGGAACAATTAGAAGCTTTTGTCGCTTCAGCTGAAGCCGGATCATTTTCAGCGGGGGCGAGGCGGTTAGGCAAAGCGCAGTCGGTTGTGAGTGCCGCCATTGCGAACTTAGAAACAGATCTTAATCTAACTTTGTTCGATCGCAGCCGGCGTTCGCCTGTATTGACCGTACATGGTGAAGCATTGCTGATCAAAGCACGCCATATTTTGGAGCAGTGCGGCAGCTTTCTGGCAAGCGCAGAAGAGTTTCAAGCTGGGGTTGAAACTAAAATTACGCTGGCGGTTGAATCCATGACCATGACGCAAGCATTGGCCGATCAGCTTCAAGCCTTTGAAGCGCAATACCCTATGGTTGAGTTAGAAATTTTGAATGCTGCGGAAGGGGATATCTTAGAGTTGCTAAGGACAGGTCGAGCTCAACTTGCTTTGATGATTCAACTTGAAGGCCTGGTTGAAGGCTTTGATTTTTATGGTATTGGTCAACTTGAAATGTGTCATTTAGTCTCCCCTCAACATGCTTTGGCTAAAGAAAAAGCAGTAGATTGGCACCACCTTAAGTCACATCGCCAGATTTTATTGAGTGGCCGTTATCGAAAACTCGCACACCGCTGGCAACTGTCTGATTCGATGTGGGTTACTGATAGCGCGCTCTCTGCCATGCTACTTGTGAGTAGTGGCATAGGTTGGACAGTGTTACCTCGCAATATCGTTGGTGATTTGATCCAGTCAGGCTTACTCACTGAATTGGTGACTAAGATGGATGTTGATGGCTGGCGTCAATCGGTAGATGTAGCATATTCCAATCAACGAGCAATGGGACCTGCATCTAAGGCTTTGTTAGCTTTATTAAAAGAAATCCAGCTCCGGTAA
- a CDS encoding PACE efflux transporter, which produces MRTTLDRIRHTIGFEVIALLLITFVVSHLVGLDPTRMGAMGLGFSIIATGWNYAYNLMFDKAMLKRFGTVVKTTKIRIIHAMIFELCLLVITLPIMAWWLNMSLVDALILDLGMVVFFLFYAYGYNLAYDKLFPIHQSAVTETSSDAQQCTNC; this is translated from the coding sequence ATGCGTACTACCTTAGACAGAATTCGCCATACCATTGGCTTTGAAGTGATCGCCTTACTCCTTATTACTTTCGTGGTGAGCCACCTCGTTGGCTTAGATCCAACACGTATGGGCGCAATGGGGCTAGGATTTTCAATCATAGCGACAGGCTGGAATTACGCCTATAACCTTATGTTTGATAAAGCGATGCTTAAGCGTTTTGGTACCGTAGTGAAAACAACCAAAATCCGCATTATTCACGCGATGATTTTTGAGCTGTGCTTACTGGTCATCACGCTACCAATTATGGCGTGGTGGTTGAACATGAGTTTAGTGGATGCACTAATACTTGATTTAGGCATGGTCGTCTTCTTCCTATTTTATGCTTATGGCTATAACTTAGCGTACGATAAGTTATTCCCCATTCATCAATCAGCAGTCACTGAAACATCCTCTGATGCACAGCAATGCACCAACTGCTAA
- the mutH gene encoding DNA mismatch repair endonuclease MutH — translation MTCISSPLPPQTEQELLTRAQALAGLTLGELAEQAGIIPPQDLRRDKGWVGQLLEWHLGASAGSKPVPDFIELGIELKTIPIGYHGRPLETTFVCVAPLIGLHGLNWHNSHIRHKLAKVLWVPVEGERDIPLTDRHVGSPLLWQPSPEEEDQLRQDWEELMDMIVLGQVEQITAKHGEVLQLRPKAANNKALTEAYGANGQPIKTLPRGFYLKTHFTAAILAKHFIV, via the coding sequence ATGACGTGTATTTCTTCTCCTTTACCGCCACAAACAGAACAAGAACTGCTTACACGAGCGCAAGCTCTAGCAGGACTCACACTCGGAGAGCTCGCCGAACAAGCCGGTATTATTCCCCCTCAAGATCTTCGCCGTGACAAAGGTTGGGTGGGTCAATTGCTTGAATGGCACTTAGGGGCAAGTGCGGGGAGCAAGCCAGTACCTGATTTCATTGAATTAGGTATCGAGCTTAAAACCATTCCAATTGGCTACCATGGCCGGCCTTTGGAAACGACTTTTGTTTGTGTGGCTCCGCTGATCGGCTTGCACGGCCTTAATTGGCACAATAGTCATATTCGTCATAAATTAGCCAAAGTATTGTGGGTTCCAGTCGAAGGTGAGCGTGATATTCCACTGACAGATCGTCACGTTGGTTCACCGCTATTATGGCAACCGTCACCAGAAGAAGAAGATCAACTTCGCCAAGATTGGGAAGAATTAATGGACATGATTGTATTGGGGCAGGTCGAACAAATCACAGCTAAACATGGTGAAGTGCTGCAGTTGCGCCCGAAGGCAGCCAACAATAAAGCATTAACTGAAGCCTATGGCGCGAATGGCCAGCCAATCAAAACACTCCCTCGGGGCTTTTATCTCAAAACACACTTTACTGCCGCGATTTTGGCTAAACACTTTATTGTTTAA
- a CDS encoding DUF6482 family protein → MQLTQFKHWLNSPEKPQPKCVVTSHAGMADYLMEIEFKHQLVPLKDDTDSMLTFRNMEQVGELLKPLGIDSVILRIIDPYDEFSADNQLSNCKEDMTIIL, encoded by the coding sequence ATGCAACTTACACAGTTTAAACATTGGCTCAACTCGCCAGAAAAGCCCCAGCCTAAATGTGTAGTAACAAGTCATGCGGGTATGGCTGATTACTTGATGGAGATTGAATTTAAGCATCAGTTGGTGCCGCTTAAAGATGATACCGATAGCATGCTCACGTTTCGGAATATGGAGCAAGTGGGTGAGCTATTAAAACCTTTGGGGATCGATAGTGTTATCTTACGCATAATCGATCCTTACGATGAATTTTCGGCGGATAATCAGCTATCAAACTGCAAGGAAGATATGACGATCATTTTATGA
- a CDS encoding VpsR-related response regulator yields MGSALFMSSDPGALVVFGGGKADWLTTLEQAGWMCHRCYDLRAAEGLLIDVGPCIGVIDLSHDDFSLQGIAALVNRNKQVRWLALVRDDQLKSDAICQFIVNFCIDYFTAPLPISQFQKTIGHQIGMLQLERKIWPQLGQFGHLGLQGDSDSMKKLRHQVRRVAATDVPVFIQGEVGTGKELAAQAIFQASKRARAGFIRVACQQLTSSWLQQRDSETAGMGCILEAAKDGVLYLDEIADLSDARQRELLQYIEDGEFTTQCGRLVGGDIRLILATRHDPEELLAEGKLRKDLYYRLNVLNLVVPALRERQQDIVDLANFFLLKFARQYNSVARQFSDEAIRMLQTYLWPGNVRELLTQVKRAVLLAEQSTLDADQLDIPRLVDDKQSLKKIREESERSALLAVLENNKGQISAAARELGVSRATMYRLLNKHDLITSPKSFRQSTT; encoded by the coding sequence ATGGGGAGCGCATTATTCATGAGTTCAGACCCTGGTGCATTAGTGGTCTTTGGTGGCGGGAAAGCAGATTGGCTGACCACATTAGAACAGGCTGGCTGGATGTGTCATCGCTGTTATGACTTACGTGCAGCCGAAGGCTTGCTGATTGATGTTGGCCCGTGTATTGGTGTGATAGATCTGAGTCATGACGACTTCAGTTTACAGGGTATTGCGGCGTTGGTTAACCGTAATAAACAGGTGCGCTGGTTAGCATTGGTTCGTGACGATCAACTAAAATCGGATGCGATTTGCCAGTTCATTGTTAACTTTTGTATTGATTACTTTACTGCACCTTTACCGATTTCTCAGTTTCAAAAAACGATCGGTCACCAGATTGGGATGTTGCAATTAGAGCGAAAAATTTGGCCTCAACTGGGTCAATTTGGTCACTTAGGGCTTCAGGGTGATAGCGATAGCATGAAGAAGTTGCGTCATCAGGTACGCCGTGTTGCTGCAACCGATGTGCCCGTGTTTATCCAAGGCGAAGTGGGGACAGGCAAGGAGCTTGCAGCGCAGGCTATATTTCAAGCATCCAAAAGGGCGCGCGCGGGATTTATTCGGGTTGCTTGTCAGCAATTGACATCATCATGGCTTCAACAGCGAGACAGCGAAACGGCAGGCATGGGATGCATCCTTGAAGCAGCTAAAGATGGCGTACTTTATCTGGATGAGATAGCTGACTTAAGTGATGCCCGCCAACGAGAGCTACTTCAATATATTGAAGACGGTGAATTCACGACACAATGTGGCCGTCTTGTTGGTGGTGATATCCGATTGATACTTGCAACCAGACACGATCCTGAAGAGTTGTTAGCGGAAGGAAAGTTGCGTAAAGATTTGTATTATCGACTCAATGTGTTGAATTTAGTTGTGCCTGCATTACGAGAGCGGCAGCAAGATATCGTTGATTTAGCCAATTTCTTTTTGCTTAAGTTTGCTCGTCAGTACAACAGTGTTGCCCGTCAGTTTTCTGATGAAGCCATCCGGATGCTACAAACGTATTTGTGGCCTGGTAATGTGAGAGAGTTGCTGACCCAAGTGAAACGTGCGGTTTTGTTGGCGGAACAATCAACCCTTGATGCTGATCAGCTTGATATCCCCCGTTTGGTGGATGATAAGCAAAGCTTAAAAAAGATTCGGGAAGAATCAGAGCGCAGTGCATTATTAGCAGTATTGGAAAATAATAAAGGGCAAATATCAGCTGCGGCACGTGAATTAGGTGTTTCTCGAGCGACCATGTACCGTTTATTGAATAAACACGATTTGATCACGTCACCAAAAAGCTTCCGTCAGAGTACGACATAA